One Pyrus communis chromosome 13, drPyrComm1.1, whole genome shotgun sequence genomic window carries:
- the LOC137713996 gene encoding phosphatidylinositol 4-phosphate 5-kinase 4 isoform X2, whose protein sequence is MSKESGSSVYKAWEATVRKTQAARKRANSIFGISVDHADDDDHDHSSDESDCGPEDMIYNADRILPNGDYYTGHWCENFPHGQGKYLWTDGCMYVGEWFKGKTMGKGRFSWPSGATYEGEFKSGYMDGNGTYTGSNGDTFKGQWVMNLKHGHGTKNYSNGDWYEGEWRRGLQEGQGRYQWKDGNHYTGEWKNGVICGKGAFVWSNGNRYDGNWEDCVPKGNGTFRWPDGSLYVGNWSKDLSEQNGTYYPSQSSSDANLEWNPEDVYNVDLKNCIICPGDKVSVLPSQKKLAVWRSAKGESVKPRRMSVDGRVSVGLDKPFDRMQMASTVGGELDEDMMGLHVEDGNQRGLPMKVPKTARRQGETISRGHKNYELMLNLQLGIRHSVGRPGPSGSLDLKPSAFNPREKYWTRFPSEGSKYTPPHQSCEFKWKDYCPLVFRTLRKLFKVDQADYMLSICGNDALRELSSPGKSGSFFYLTNDDRYMIKTMKKAEVKVLIRMLSAYYNHVRAYENTLVTKFYGLHCVKLMGQPIQKKVRFIIMGNLFCSEYTIHRRFDLKGSSLGRTTDKPETEIDEMTILKDLDLNFIFRLQKTWFQDFCRQIDRDCEFLEQERIMDYSLLVGLHFRNISAAGDLIPSGAHTPTGDQESEGAPRLSRADMDQLLLDPSRWASIKLGLNMPARVEKTERKTDCEFQLVVDPTGEYYDVIMFFGIIDILQDYDISKKLEHAYKSIQYDATSISAVDPRQYSRRFRDFIYKVFAEETT, encoded by the exons ATGAGCAAAGAAAGTGGTAGTAGTGTGTATAAGGCATGGGAAGCCACGGTGCGCAAGACGCAGGCTGCAAGGAAGCGTGCTAACAGCATTTTCGGAATTTCAGTGGATCATGCAGACGATGATGATCATGACCATAGTAGCGATGAAAGTGATTGTGGCCCCGAAGATATGATATATAATGCAGATAGGATTCTTCCCAATGGAGACTACTACACCGGTCATTGGTGCGAAAATTTCCCTCATGGCCAAGGAAAGTACTTGTGGACCGATGGCTGTATGTATGTTGGAGAGTGGTTTAAAGGAAAAACCATGGGGAAAGGTAGGTTCAGCTGGCCTTCTGGGGCTACATATGAGGGCGAGTTTAAAAGCGGATACATGGATGGGAATGGTACATACACAGGGTCTAATGGCGATACTTTTAAGGGACAATGGGTTATGAATTTAAAACATGGACATGGTACTAAGAATTATTCGAATGGGGATTGGTACGAGGGGGAATGGCGACGTGGGTTGCAGGAAGGTCAAGGCAGGTATCAATGGAAGGATGGGAACCATTACacaggggaatggaaaaatggagtGATTTGTGGGAAAGGGGCATTTGTTTGGAGTAATGGGAATAGGTATGATGGAAATTGGGAAGATTGTGTACCTAAAGGGAATGGGACTTTCCGATGGCCTGATGGGAGTCTTTACGTAGGGAATTGGAGTAAGGATCTGAGCGAGCAGAACGGGACTTATTATCCATCCCAGTCATCATCGGATGCCAATCTTGAATGGAATCCTGAAGATGTGTACAATGTTGATTTGAAGAATTGTATAATTTGTCCAGGGGATAAGGTTTCGGTTTTGCCTTCCCAGAAGAAGCTTGCAGTGTGGAGATCAGCAAAGGGTGAGAGTGTCAAGCCGAGAAGAATGTCGGTGGATGGAAGGGTAAGCGTTGGGCTGGATAAACCATTTGATAGGATGCAAAT GGCTTCTACTGTCGGGGGAGAACTGGATGAAGATATGATGGGTCTGCATGTTGAAGATGGGAATCAAAGGGGACTCCCAATGAAGGTACCTAAGACTGCAAGGAGGCAGGGGGAAACAATCAGCAGGGGCCACAAAAACTATGAACTCATGCTCAATTTGCAGCTAGGAATCAG GCATTCTGTTGGCAGACCAGGTCCATCTGGATCCCTTGATCTGAAGCCTTCGGCTTTCAACCCCAGGGAAAAATATTGGACTAGATTTCCTTCAGAAGGCTCCAAATACACTCCGCCACACCAGTCCTGTGAATTTAAATGGAAGGATTACTGTCCATTAGTCTTCAG GACCCTTAGAAAGTTGTTCAAGGTCGATCAAGCAGACTACATGTTATCCATTTGCGGGAATGATGCGCTTCGGGAACTCTCCTCTCCTGGTAAAAGTGGCAGCTTCTTTTACTTGACCAATGACGACCGCTACATGATTAAAACAATGAAGAAGGCAGAAGTTAAA GTGCTTATAAGGATGCTTTCAGCCTACTACAACCATGTTCGAGCATACGAAAACACTCTGGTCACTAaattttatggtctacattgtGTAAAGCTAATGGGCCAACCTATTCAAAAGAAG GTGCGGTTCATCATCATGGGGAACCTTTTCTGTTCTGAATATACAATTCACAGACGTTTCGACTTGAAGGGATCTTCCCTCGGTCGAACAACAGATAAGCCTGAGACAGAGATTGATGAAATGACTATTCTTAAGGATCTTGATCTTAACTTTATATTTCGACTTCAGAAGACATGGTTTCAAGATTTTTGCAG GCAAATTGATAGGGATTGTGAGTTTCTTGAACAGGAGAGAATAATGGATTATAGCCTGTTGGTTGGACTGCATTTCAGAAATATATCAGCTGCTGGGGATCTTATTCCTTCTGGAGCACACACTCCTACTG GTGACCAAGAGAGCGAGGGAGCTCCCCGTCTTTCTCGAGCAGACATGGATCAACTTCTTTTAGATCCATCCAG GTGGGCTAGTATTAAATTGGGTTTGAACATGCCAGCAAGAGTTGAAAAGACGGAGAGAAAAACTGATTGTGAATTTCAACTTGTGGTAGATCCAACTGGGGAGTATTATGATGTTATAATGTTCTTTGGAATCATAGACATTCTTCAAGACTACGACATAAGCAAGAAGCTTGAGCATGCATACAAGTCCATCCAGTACGACGCAACTTCTATATCCGCTGTTGATCCGAGGCAATATTCGAGGCGCTTTCGTGATTTCATTTACAAAGTTTTTGCAGAAGAAACCACTTGA
- the LOC137713996 gene encoding phosphatidylinositol 4-phosphate 5-kinase 5 isoform X1 translates to MSKESGSSVYKAWEATVRKTQAARKRANSIFGISVDHADDDDHDHSSDESDCGPEDMIYNADRILPNGDYYTGHWCENFPHGQGKYLWTDGCMYVGEWFKGKTMGKGRFSWPSGATYEGEFKSGYMDGNGTYTGSNGDTFKGQWVMNLKHGHGTKNYSNGDWYEGEWRRGLQEGQGRYQWKDGNHYTGEWKNGVICGKGAFVWSNGNRYDGNWEDCVPKGNGTFRWPDGSLYVGNWSKDLSEQNGTYYPSQSSSDANLEWNPEDVYNVDLKNCIICPGDKVSVLPSQKKLAVWRSAKGESVKPRRMSVDGRVSVGLDKPFDRMQMWDGSAHGGESPCNAGDHRASTVGGELDEDMMGLHVEDGNQRGLPMKVPKTARRQGETISRGHKNYELMLNLQLGIRHSVGRPGPSGSLDLKPSAFNPREKYWTRFPSEGSKYTPPHQSCEFKWKDYCPLVFRTLRKLFKVDQADYMLSICGNDALRELSSPGKSGSFFYLTNDDRYMIKTMKKAEVKVLIRMLSAYYNHVRAYENTLVTKFYGLHCVKLMGQPIQKKVRFIIMGNLFCSEYTIHRRFDLKGSSLGRTTDKPETEIDEMTILKDLDLNFIFRLQKTWFQDFCRQIDRDCEFLEQERIMDYSLLVGLHFRNISAAGDLIPSGAHTPTGDQESEGAPRLSRADMDQLLLDPSRWASIKLGLNMPARVEKTERKTDCEFQLVVDPTGEYYDVIMFFGIIDILQDYDISKKLEHAYKSIQYDATSISAVDPRQYSRRFRDFIYKVFAEETT, encoded by the exons ATGAGCAAAGAAAGTGGTAGTAGTGTGTATAAGGCATGGGAAGCCACGGTGCGCAAGACGCAGGCTGCAAGGAAGCGTGCTAACAGCATTTTCGGAATTTCAGTGGATCATGCAGACGATGATGATCATGACCATAGTAGCGATGAAAGTGATTGTGGCCCCGAAGATATGATATATAATGCAGATAGGATTCTTCCCAATGGAGACTACTACACCGGTCATTGGTGCGAAAATTTCCCTCATGGCCAAGGAAAGTACTTGTGGACCGATGGCTGTATGTATGTTGGAGAGTGGTTTAAAGGAAAAACCATGGGGAAAGGTAGGTTCAGCTGGCCTTCTGGGGCTACATATGAGGGCGAGTTTAAAAGCGGATACATGGATGGGAATGGTACATACACAGGGTCTAATGGCGATACTTTTAAGGGACAATGGGTTATGAATTTAAAACATGGACATGGTACTAAGAATTATTCGAATGGGGATTGGTACGAGGGGGAATGGCGACGTGGGTTGCAGGAAGGTCAAGGCAGGTATCAATGGAAGGATGGGAACCATTACacaggggaatggaaaaatggagtGATTTGTGGGAAAGGGGCATTTGTTTGGAGTAATGGGAATAGGTATGATGGAAATTGGGAAGATTGTGTACCTAAAGGGAATGGGACTTTCCGATGGCCTGATGGGAGTCTTTACGTAGGGAATTGGAGTAAGGATCTGAGCGAGCAGAACGGGACTTATTATCCATCCCAGTCATCATCGGATGCCAATCTTGAATGGAATCCTGAAGATGTGTACAATGTTGATTTGAAGAATTGTATAATTTGTCCAGGGGATAAGGTTTCGGTTTTGCCTTCCCAGAAGAAGCTTGCAGTGTGGAGATCAGCAAAGGGTGAGAGTGTCAAGCCGAGAAGAATGTCGGTGGATGGAAGGGTAAGCGTTGGGCTGGATAAACCATTTGATAGGATGCAAATGTGGGATGGTAGCGCCCATGGCGGTGAATCACCATGTAATGCCGGTGATCATAGGGCTTCTACTGTCGGGGGAGAACTGGATGAAGATATGATGGGTCTGCATGTTGAAGATGGGAATCAAAGGGGACTCCCAATGAAGGTACCTAAGACTGCAAGGAGGCAGGGGGAAACAATCAGCAGGGGCCACAAAAACTATGAACTCATGCTCAATTTGCAGCTAGGAATCAG GCATTCTGTTGGCAGACCAGGTCCATCTGGATCCCTTGATCTGAAGCCTTCGGCTTTCAACCCCAGGGAAAAATATTGGACTAGATTTCCTTCAGAAGGCTCCAAATACACTCCGCCACACCAGTCCTGTGAATTTAAATGGAAGGATTACTGTCCATTAGTCTTCAG GACCCTTAGAAAGTTGTTCAAGGTCGATCAAGCAGACTACATGTTATCCATTTGCGGGAATGATGCGCTTCGGGAACTCTCCTCTCCTGGTAAAAGTGGCAGCTTCTTTTACTTGACCAATGACGACCGCTACATGATTAAAACAATGAAGAAGGCAGAAGTTAAA GTGCTTATAAGGATGCTTTCAGCCTACTACAACCATGTTCGAGCATACGAAAACACTCTGGTCACTAaattttatggtctacattgtGTAAAGCTAATGGGCCAACCTATTCAAAAGAAG GTGCGGTTCATCATCATGGGGAACCTTTTCTGTTCTGAATATACAATTCACAGACGTTTCGACTTGAAGGGATCTTCCCTCGGTCGAACAACAGATAAGCCTGAGACAGAGATTGATGAAATGACTATTCTTAAGGATCTTGATCTTAACTTTATATTTCGACTTCAGAAGACATGGTTTCAAGATTTTTGCAG GCAAATTGATAGGGATTGTGAGTTTCTTGAACAGGAGAGAATAATGGATTATAGCCTGTTGGTTGGACTGCATTTCAGAAATATATCAGCTGCTGGGGATCTTATTCCTTCTGGAGCACACACTCCTACTG GTGACCAAGAGAGCGAGGGAGCTCCCCGTCTTTCTCGAGCAGACATGGATCAACTTCTTTTAGATCCATCCAG GTGGGCTAGTATTAAATTGGGTTTGAACATGCCAGCAAGAGTTGAAAAGACGGAGAGAAAAACTGATTGTGAATTTCAACTTGTGGTAGATCCAACTGGGGAGTATTATGATGTTATAATGTTCTTTGGAATCATAGACATTCTTCAAGACTACGACATAAGCAAGAAGCTTGAGCATGCATACAAGTCCATCCAGTACGACGCAACTTCTATATCCGCTGTTGATCCGAGGCAATATTCGAGGCGCTTTCGTGATTTCATTTACAAAGTTTTTGCAGAAGAAACCACTTGA
- the LOC137713451 gene encoding uncharacterized protein: protein MSDSSSKATGLTKDVETELPLHSDTSVEEDWESIADCTPDELLSSQSLPEVSKLSLEDTKVQTPKRRGRGTFSYKKHELYSDQVSDKLIVDNDTPDDENVSHNLEGDPKLIKSKYGTQHILVLADFPPSTTTIELEKLFVNIRDPGVVIRWVNDTVALAVFQTPSIALEALSCVRCSMAVRVLEENDFLLSSISPKDLEPPRQRPQTSARTAQRLIAHGMGLKLPSTAFGSKDLKKQEDDRKSRIVMRQKLKDDAWGTDED from the exons ATGAGTGATTCCTCAAGTAAAGCAACTGGTCTAACAAAAGATGTCGAGACGGAGCTGCCGCTGCATTCAGACACGTCAGTAGAAGAAG ATTGGGAATCTATTGCGGATTGCACACCTGATGAATTGCTCTCGTCACAATCTTTGCCTGAAGTATCAAAACTATCTTTGGAAGATACCAAAGTTCAGACCCCTAAGCGACGTGGAAGAGGAACATTTTCATATAAGAAACATGAACTTTACAGTGATCAAGTATCTGATAAGTTAATTGTTGATAATGATACACCAGACGATGAAAATGTGTCCCATAATTTGGAGGGGGatccaaaattaataaaat CAAAATATGGAACACAACATATTCTTGTTCTGGCTGACTTTCCACCAAGCACTACCACAATAGAGTTGGAGAAGCTTTTTGTGAATATTAGAGATCCTGGAGTTGTTATTCGCTGGGTCAATGATACAGTTGCTCTTGCAGTTTTCCAAACACCATCAATTG CACTCGAAGCTCTTAGCTGCGTTCGATGTTCTATGGCAGTGCGAGTGCTTGAAGAGAATGATTTCCTTTTGAGCTCAATTTCACCGAAAG ATCTGGAACCTCCTCGGCAAAGGCCGCAGACATCAGCTAGAACTGCTCAGAGGCTCATTGCTCATGGAATGGGACTGAAACTACCTTCCACGGCCTTTGGGTCAAAGGATTTAAAGAAACAGGAAGATGATCGAAAGAGCCGCATAGTCATGAGGCAAAAGTTGAAAGATGACGCATGGGGTACAGATGaagattaa
- the LOC137712041 gene encoding uncharacterized protein codes for MGQTLKTLAPRTEENKIKEISPIIEEFYKTHFEAGSGTEEPTATEFYRAVCEAVEKINKQLGSTQFCVPEESKLKKAYEQHHKGMGSSLKREEFQKILQEIIVGTGFTGVGAKDTLMYMFGVPLTAFLIKQRIMPRAIPNAFFIPAITSATAFVLAKLNKV; via the exons GAACGGAGGAAAACAAGATTAAAGAAATTAGTCCCATAATCGAGGAGTTctataaaacacattttgaagcTGGCAGTGGCACCGAGGAACCAACCGCAACTGAATTCTACAGAGCCGTATGCGAAGCTGTCGA AAAAATCAACAAACAGCTCGGTAGCACCCAATTTTGCGTCCCAGAGGAAAGCAAACTCAAGAAAGCATACGAA CAACACCACAAAGGCATGGGAAGCTCTCTGAAAAGGGAAGAGTTTCAAAAGATTTTACAAGAAATAATTGTGGGTACAGGATTTACCGGTGTTGGAGCCAAAGACACACTCATGTACATGTTTGGTGTTCCACTCACCGCTTTCCTCATCAAGCAACGAATCATGCCTCGTGCAATTCCTAATGCTTTCTTCATTCCAGCTATCACGTCTGCTACTGCCTTCGTGCTCGCTAAACTTAACAAAGTATAA